Proteins encoded by one window of Scatophagus argus isolate fScaArg1 chromosome 4, fScaArg1.pri, whole genome shotgun sequence:
- the zgc:158260 gene encoding protein FAM47E isoform X3, giving the protein MNWSFNKVIWINRYKERLQTKYHKTQPNKTSLARRWSFVNLGLDGFTDCSSVSSRGVSPVIFQGTQNLNSIQKPRKCISKEHACFSKQMIQKQIRREYVTAVEDKLKQHPLTMYPHYKDHMTPEIFEKVVSILEPDMCVNSACALPAPTGDHEEEEDNCTEPSNQDVDRTKDSKIQVYWQVDW; this is encoded by the exons gtaTAAGGAGAGACTGCAGACCAAATACCATAAAACCCAGCCAAACAAGACATCTTTGGCCAGGAGATGGAGTTTTGTAAACTTGGGCCTTGATGGCTTCACCGACTGTTCGTCAGTCTCATCCAGAGGTGTCTCACCAGTTATTTTCCAGGGCACTCAAAACCTTAACTCCATTCAAAAGCCTAGAAAATGCATCTCTAAAGAGCACGCTTGCTTCTCAAAGCAGATGATCCAAAAGCAGATTCGAAGAGAATATGTGACTGCTGTGGAGGACAAACTCAAACAGCATCCTCTAACTATGTACCCACACTATAAGGATCACATGACTCCAGAG ATATTTGAAAAGGTGGTATCTATTTTGGAGCCAGACATGTGCGTAAACAGTGCCTGTGCACTTCCTGCGCCTACAGGAgaccatgaggaggaggaagataaCTGTACAGAGCCAAGTAACCAAGACGTGGACAGAACAAAAGACAGTAAAATACAAGTATACTGGCAAGTTGATTGGTAG